One genomic segment of Erysipelotrichaceae bacterium 66202529 includes these proteins:
- the coaD gene encoding pantetheine-phosphate adenylyltransferase, translated as MKTAIFPGSFDPVTLGHLDIIERSSRLFDRLVVVILENSDKHATFSIEERLAFLKANTAHLPNVEAAVDHGLTVDFARHKKACAIVRGVRSVKDYEYELDIASVNQHIAPDVETVLLYASPKYSYVSSSIIRELVKYDQDITAYVPDDVCAAFAQRKK; from the coding sequence ATGAAAACAGCTATTTTTCCAGGCAGCTTCGATCCGGTAACGCTGGGACATCTGGATATCATTGAGCGTTCCAGCAGGCTGTTTGACCGGCTGGTTGTGGTGATTTTGGAAAATTCCGATAAGCATGCCACCTTTTCCATAGAGGAGCGTCTGGCATTCTTGAAGGCCAATACTGCTCATTTGCCAAATGTCGAGGCTGCAGTGGATCATGGATTGACTGTGGATTTTGCACGCCATAAGAAGGCCTGTGCCATCGTACGCGGTGTGAGAAGCGTAAAGGATTATGAGTATGAGCTGGATATTGCCAGCGTTAACCAGCATATTGCTCCGGATGTGGAAACGGTACTGCTCTATGCGTCGCCGAAATATTCCTATGTATCCAGCTCCATCATACGGGAGCTGGTAAAATACGATCAGGATATCACCGCCTATGTCCCAGATGATGTATGTGCGGCATTTGCACAAAGGAAAAAATAG
- the rsmD gene encoding 16S rRNA (guanine(966)-N(2))-methyltransferase RsmD has protein sequence MRIVAGEFRSRVISAVEGNNTRPTTDKIKGAIFSRIGPYFEGGSMLDLFGGSGNMSLEAISRGMEHALISDVSYSAISTIRKNVKVLGVENRVTIWKMDYRQVLEQASRSEQTFDLVYIDPPYKKQQILWILQYLDAHDMVKEQGDIVCESLKEDEFPEQVGALHKVKDVTYGITRITYYRKELTE, from the coding sequence ATGAGAATTGTTGCAGGGGAATTTCGATCCCGTGTGATTTCGGCTGTCGAAGGCAATAACACACGGCCTACAACGGATAAAATAAAGGGTGCCATATTTTCCCGCATCGGCCCTTATTTTGAAGGAGGGAGTATGCTGGATTTGTTCGGCGGAAGCGGCAACATGTCACTGGAGGCGATTTCCCGCGGCATGGAGCATGCTCTGATTAGTGATGTCAGCTATTCCGCTATTTCCACGATTCGCAAAAATGTGAAGGTGCTGGGCGTTGAGAACCGCGTGACGATATGGAAGATGGATTACCGTCAGGTGCTGGAGCAGGCTTCAAGGAGTGAACAGACCTTTGATCTGGTGTATATAGATCCTCCTTATAAGAAGCAGCAGATTCTCTGGATCCTGCAGTATCTGGATGCACATGATATGGTGAAGGAGCAGGGCGATATCGTGTGCGAAAGCCTGAAGGAGGATGAATTCCCGGAGCAGGTCGGTGCCTTGCATAAGGTTAAGGATGTCACCTATGGCATTACCCGTATAACCTATTATCGAAAGGAGCTGACAGAATGA
- a CDS encoding FtsW/RodA/SpoVE family cell cycle protein yields MRIKNIVLTLKMPKKFDFLMQFAVLILILFGTLMIVSTNVGNTTKDPYIIPKVLAKQLFFIVISYALMTFFANNFTMKRAQKLFPIFGIGIIIALFSTQFFKGVLGSKAWIRIPVPGLGEMTIQPSEFAKVYMVVVMAVFVELTARKRKFKFWTIVRIPVYFFLVIAAAILLQKDLGTLFVLILLCAICFLIPSHSSLRKQQRWVRLGLVVGCISIVFIMSEPVINFLNNIGPLQHVAVRIENALNPFTDPHNNGYQLINGLYGFARSGFTGVGLGNSIQKYGYLTQSDNDFILSIIVEELGIFGLLIVILGYVIILQRLFYYAFHTKSEGYKIILVGTAMYIFIHFTLNVGGISGLIPLTGVPLLFISSGGSSLMSIMTAIGISQSVIARIRRQGSVAVSAATKAQIPNK; encoded by the coding sequence ATGCGAATAAAAAATATTGTATTGACATTGAAAATGCCGAAAAAATTTGATTTTCTGATGCAGTTTGCGGTGCTGATTCTGATCCTGTTCGGTACCCTGATGATCGTATCCACCAATGTCGGAAATACGACAAAGGATCCCTATATCATCCCTAAGGTTCTGGCGAAGCAGCTGTTTTTCATCGTCATATCCTATGCGCTGATGACCTTTTTTGCGAATAACTTTACGATGAAGCGGGCGCAGAAGCTGTTTCCGATTTTTGGAATCGGCATCATCATCGCTCTGTTTTCCACCCAGTTTTTTAAAGGTGTTCTCGGAAGCAAGGCATGGATCCGTATTCCGGTGCCTGGTCTGGGAGAAATGACGATTCAGCCCTCTGAGTTCGCAAAGGTTTATATGGTTGTTGTCATGGCGGTGTTTGTGGAGCTGACTGCTCGCAAGCGGAAGTTTAAATTTTGGACGATTGTCCGGATTCCCGTATATTTCTTTCTGGTGATAGCAGCGGCGATTCTGCTTCAAAAGGATCTTGGAACCCTCTTTGTACTGATTTTGCTTTGTGCTATCTGCTTTCTGATTCCTTCGCACAGCAGCTTGCGGAAGCAGCAGCGCTGGGTACGGCTGGGGCTTGTGGTCGGCTGTATCAGTATCGTATTTATCATGAGTGAGCCGGTTATCAATTTCTTGAACAATATCGGGCCCTTGCAGCACGTTGCGGTGCGTATTGAAAATGCCTTAAACCCGTTCACAGACCCGCATAACAACGGATATCAGCTGATCAACGGTCTGTATGGCTTCGCACGCAGTGGCTTCACCGGTGTGGGACTGGGTAATTCCATTCAAAAGTACGGCTATCTGACACAGTCGGATAATGACTTTATTCTTTCCATTATTGTAGAGGAGCTTGGAATATTCGGCCTTTTAATTGTCATTCTGGGCTATGTGATCATTTTGCAGCGTTTGTTTTACTATGCATTTCACACAAAGAGTGAGGGATATAAAATCATTCTGGTTGGTACTGCTATGTACATCTTCATCCACTTTACATTAAATGTCGGAGGAATTAGTGGTCTGATTCCGCTGACTGGTGTTCCACTGCTGTTTATATCGAGCGGCGGCTCCTCGCTGATGTCCATCATGACGGCAATCGGTATTTCCCAGTCGGTAATCGCAAGAATTCGCAGACAGGGCAGCGTGGCCGTCAGTGCTGCGACAAAAGCACAAATCCCGAATAAATAA
- a CDS encoding peptide deformylase — protein MSLNYDDIVKDTDAIVRTKSEVVKLPLTAEDEALLMDMLSYVRDSQDAELAEANNLRPAVGIAAIQLGVAKRMLAVVVPNDEDIDEYALVNPRIISESVQRAYLKNGEGCLSVEKEHEGIVPRAARITVKGYDLLQKQEITIKAKNYLAIVLQHEIDHFSGTLFYDRINKQDPWREDPNAIVIE, from the coding sequence ATGAGTTTGAACTATGATGATATTGTAAAGGATACAGATGCAATCGTTCGTACGAAAAGTGAAGTCGTAAAGCTTCCCCTCACTGCTGAGGATGAAGCACTGCTGATGGACATGCTCAGCTACGTCCGGGATTCTCAGGATGCAGAGCTAGCTGAGGCGAATAACCTGCGCCCTGCAGTGGGAATCGCTGCCATACAGCTTGGTGTGGCAAAGCGGATGCTGGCTGTTGTGGTGCCCAATGATGAGGATATTGATGAATATGCGCTCGTCAATCCGCGTATCATTTCAGAATCAGTACAGCGCGCCTATCTGAAAAACGGAGAGGGCTGTCTGTCTGTTGAGAAGGAGCATGAAGGGATCGTGCCAAGAGCTGCACGTATAACAGTAAAGGGCTATGACCTTCTGCAAAAGCAGGAAATCACAATCAAGGCGAAGAACTATCTTGCCATTGTCCTTCAGCATGAAATCGACCATTTTTCAGGAACGTTGTTTTATGACCGCATAAACAAACAGGATCCATGGCGGGAGGATCCAAACGCAATCGTCATTGAATAA